Proteins found in one Lysinibacillus fusiformis genomic segment:
- a CDS encoding hemolysin family protein has product METIINLSIFTILLALTGFFVATEFAIVKVRSSRLDQLVAEGNKKAIAAKHVVQHLDEYLSACQLGITVTALGIGMVGEKTFEFMLHPLFEMIGISDKYMTIFTIGTAFAIATFLHVVVGELAPKTAAIQKAESITLLFAKPIMFFYKIMYPFIWFLNGSARVLVGLFGMKPASEHELSHTEEELRLLLSESFKSGEINKSELKYVNNVFEFDERIAREIMVPRTEIVGIEQNESFTNIIHYIAAEKYTRYPIYDGDRDNILGFINAKELLTHGLLEQLTDDSLVLEDFINPVIRVIETIPVQELLVRMQKERIHMAILMDEYGGTSGLVTVEDILEEIVGEIRDEFDDDEIADIRKITDHHYLLNAKMLVEDVENLLNITLDAEEVETLGGWFLTVNNGIKASKNIELGSYIFSIYEQQGHQIHYIEVRPLRKNLSLKTEVQS; this is encoded by the coding sequence TTGGAGACCATAATAAACCTATCGATTTTTACCATTTTATTAGCTTTAACAGGCTTTTTCGTGGCAACAGAATTTGCCATTGTAAAAGTACGTTCCTCAAGACTTGATCAACTGGTTGCAGAAGGCAATAAAAAAGCAATTGCTGCTAAGCATGTTGTTCAACATTTAGACGAATACTTATCAGCCTGTCAATTAGGAATTACTGTAACAGCTCTTGGTATCGGGATGGTTGGTGAAAAAACATTTGAATTTATGCTTCACCCGCTATTCGAAATGATCGGCATTTCCGATAAGTATATGACGATCTTTACAATTGGAACAGCCTTTGCCATTGCAACGTTTTTACATGTAGTGGTCGGCGAGCTAGCCCCAAAAACGGCAGCTATTCAAAAAGCTGAATCCATTACACTTCTTTTCGCAAAACCAATTATGTTTTTCTATAAAATCATGTATCCATTTATTTGGTTCTTGAACGGCTCTGCACGCGTGTTAGTTGGTTTATTCGGCATGAAACCTGCTAGCGAACATGAGCTTTCTCATACAGAGGAAGAATTGCGATTATTACTGTCTGAAAGCTTTAAAAGTGGTGAAATCAATAAATCTGAGCTCAAATATGTCAATAACGTCTTCGAATTTGACGAACGTATTGCGCGCGAAATTATGGTTCCCCGAACAGAAATTGTTGGAATTGAACAAAATGAATCATTCACCAATATTATTCATTACATTGCGGCTGAAAAATATACGCGTTACCCGATCTATGATGGTGACCGAGATAATATATTAGGTTTCATCAATGCCAAAGAACTATTAACGCATGGTCTACTTGAACAACTGACAGACGACTCATTAGTTCTGGAGGATTTCATTAACCCTGTCATTCGAGTAATTGAAACCATTCCAGTCCAAGAATTACTTGTACGTATGCAAAAAGAACGAATCCATATGGCCATCCTCATGGATGAATATGGTGGCACATCTGGTCTAGTAACAGTTGAAGATATATTAGAAGAAATTGTTGGTGAGATTCGAGATGAATTTGATGATGATGAAATTGCGGATATTCGAAAAATTACAGATCATCACTATTTATTAAATGCAAAGATGCTTGTGGAAGATGTGGAAAATCTATTAAACATTACGCTGGATGCCGAAGAAGTGGAAACATTAGGTGGTTGGTTCTTAACCGTGAATAACGGCATTAAAGCATCAAAAAATATTGAGCTAGGCTCCTACATTTTTAGCATCTATGAGCAACAAGGTCATCAAATTCATTATATTGAGGTACGTCCTCTTCGGAAAAATCTCTCTCTCAAAACAGAGGTTCAATCGTAA
- a CDS encoding DUF1189 family protein — translation MKHSQLFIDSLIHPKKLAAYRLLPIGKVIQYTFLLITIVSVFSLGRFAAGMSVDTFDMDSLTGLTDYIEGIKWLLYPFTFLMLFVVTTMLIFAQIALYALAGLFILKAMKRRGEYRHIWRTTTFAITWATLLSMLADYLPVNSTVITVLSLFLTISLLIVAFTKYPKQPNIK, via the coding sequence ATGAAACACTCACAGCTTTTTATCGATAGTCTCATACATCCTAAAAAACTAGCAGCCTATCGTTTATTACCTATTGGAAAGGTTATTCAATATACTTTTCTACTTATTACCATTGTGTCCGTATTCTCTTTAGGTCGCTTTGCAGCAGGTATGTCTGTCGATACATTTGATATGGATAGTTTAACTGGTTTAACAGATTACATAGAGGGCATTAAATGGCTTTTATACCCATTCACCTTCCTAATGCTTTTCGTCGTGACAACAATGCTTATTTTTGCACAAATTGCCCTTTATGCTTTAGCAGGTTTATTTATCTTGAAAGCGATGAAGCGTCGAGGTGAATATCGCCACATCTGGAGAACAACTACTTTTGCTATCACTTGGGCAACGTTACTATCGATGCTAGCAGACTATTTGCCCGTTAACAGTACTGTTATCACTGTACTCTCTTTATTTTTAACCATTTCTCTATTAATTGTGGCCTTTACAAAATATCCAAAACAACCAAATATAAAATAA
- a CDS encoding helix-turn-helix transcriptional regulator — translation MNREQLITLVSEKLKLIRTEKSFTQDQMSDLLGLSKKTLVQIEKGRILAGWTTTVTVCTLCRDSTILQHELGGDPLEVVDLIANNGTLQPKEKTMGGYIWWKNIQEHGGFRLQQNVISQHFRILDSHNFRLISTFDEQIAKQAWEKLQI, via the coding sequence ATGAATCGTGAACAATTAATCACACTCGTTTCAGAAAAACTGAAATTAATCCGTACAGAAAAATCTTTTACACAGGATCAAATGAGTGATTTACTAGGACTATCCAAAAAAACACTTGTCCAAATTGAAAAAGGTCGAATACTAGCCGGCTGGACAACCACTGTCACTGTTTGCACATTGTGTCGGGACAGCACGATATTACAGCACGAGCTTGGTGGTGATCCATTAGAGGTTGTGGATTTAATCGCGAATAATGGAACATTGCAGCCAAAAGAAAAAACGATGGGTGGATACATATGGTGGAAAAACATTCAGGAGCACGGTGGTTTTCGACTACAGCAAAACGTCATCAGTCAGCATTTCCGCATTTTAGACAGCCATAATTTTCGCCTAATTTCAACATTTGATGAGCAAATAGCAAAGCAAGCATGGGAAAAACTACAAATCTAA
- a CDS encoding 5' nucleotidase, NT5C type, translating into MKKPRFGIDIDGTVTCPSTLIPHINKQYNVNITLDDVCEYDFLSAFPHPIDRSAFNTWFKENEPYMYEVSEVAKDARNILTAWKNNFELYYISARGENVADITVNWFHTQAIPYDHIELLGSHDKLAAAKKHHVEAFFEDKHDNAVMLAEELKIPVVLFDTPYNRLAVPNNVVRVYNWQEANQFITQFFK; encoded by the coding sequence ATGAAAAAGCCCCGCTTTGGTATTGATATTGATGGGACTGTGACATGTCCAAGTACACTCATTCCACATATTAATAAACAATACAATGTAAATATTACGCTGGACGATGTTTGTGAATATGATTTTTTATCTGCCTTTCCACACCCTATTGACCGAAGTGCCTTTAATACTTGGTTTAAGGAAAATGAGCCTTATATGTACGAAGTCTCTGAGGTGGCAAAAGATGCAAGAAATATTTTAACCGCTTGGAAAAATAATTTTGAGCTGTATTATATTTCTGCACGAGGTGAAAATGTTGCAGACATCACGGTCAATTGGTTTCATACGCAAGCTATACCATACGATCATATTGAGCTTCTCGGCAGCCATGATAAACTAGCTGCTGCTAAAAAACATCATGTAGAAGCTTTCTTTGAGGATAAGCACGATAATGCGGTGATGCTGGCAGAGGAATTAAAAATACCTGTTGTGTTATTTGATACACCATATAATCGTCTTGCTGTTCCTAATAATGTTGTAAGGGTCTATAACTGGCAGGAAGCGAATCAATTTATTACACAATTTTTTAAATAA
- a CDS encoding metallophosphoesterase, translating to MKRILAISDIHGELGLLEELLLKANYDPMNDQLFLLGDYIDRGPSSSGVLNLVSELQAKGARVLLGNHEAIMLNACRSGLAKPWNHWVGLCGGEATLASYGYQLEDFEEAIQSNTLPSFIKTLPKLEEHLQLIETFEIYIELEDAIFVHGGVVPDVAIAETDPMRLLWIREEFHAGYQGKKTVIFGHTPTYNLHHNPTDYRVYFGENNIIGIDGGAVFGGQLHAFEWPSRQIISVDNEKTTNIL from the coding sequence ATGAAGCGAATACTAGCAATTAGTGATATACATGGAGAATTAGGGCTGCTGGAAGAATTACTATTAAAAGCAAACTACGACCCAATGAACGATCAGCTTTTTTTACTAGGTGATTACATTGATAGAGGGCCCTCTTCTAGTGGTGTGTTAAATTTAGTGAGTGAATTACAGGCAAAGGGTGCACGCGTTTTGCTAGGCAATCATGAGGCGATCATGCTCAATGCATGCCGTTCAGGCCTTGCTAAACCATGGAACCATTGGGTAGGGCTTTGTGGTGGAGAGGCAACATTAGCAAGCTATGGCTACCAGCTAGAAGACTTTGAGGAAGCGATCCAAAGTAATACTTTGCCTAGCTTTATTAAAACATTGCCGAAGCTCGAAGAACATTTACAGTTAATCGAGACGTTTGAAATATACATTGAATTAGAGGATGCTATTTTTGTCCATGGTGGCGTTGTACCAGATGTTGCGATAGCCGAAACTGACCCCATGCGCTTACTTTGGATTCGCGAGGAATTTCATGCCGGCTATCAAGGGAAAAAAACGGTTATCTTCGGCCATACTCCTACCTATAACCTACACCACAATCCAACTGATTATCGTGTCTATTTCGGAGAAAATAATATTATTGGCATAGACGGTGGGGCTGTGTTTGGTGGACAGTTACATGCATTCGAATGGCCAAGTCGCCAAATCATTTCAGTCGATAATGAAAAAACAACAAATATACTCTGA
- a CDS encoding DUF4179 domain-containing protein: MNKDKFNQSINNINVPIEKLMAREKTAIFQAKKNRKVRTSKRSLLVACGLCITLLGSGFVSTGMAEALSNIPLIGPIYKDFRDIASDKIEHDQLTTVIDKQDSKNGLTMTVKEAAYDGSRLIVTLVYTGEKELSMKEEIVGFNYITINGQPVKPAIGSTGQDDINSKTIIEHHQFTFSNYNEYGDKIEIAVHGEDLFGYEGKLKVAFPLEKIKGDAFEFYPEVTTETVDEVYTLTADKVTFSPLSTRIDLTIDYPTEMDENDSWPWFDFSVVDDNGHVYDKLKLQAGMAGNYGHHMVLTLPPMDTIPKSLTLKPSHTNSEGFSEEIKELELVVPLNKSK, from the coding sequence ATGAATAAAGACAAATTCAATCAATCTATCAACAACATAAATGTACCTATTGAAAAGCTAATGGCAAGGGAGAAGACGGCTATCTTTCAAGCCAAGAAAAATAGAAAAGTAAGAACCTCAAAACGGTCACTTTTGGTTGCATGTGGGTTATGTATTACTTTACTCGGTTCTGGATTTGTTTCAACAGGCATGGCAGAAGCATTATCAAATATTCCCCTAATCGGTCCAATTTATAAGGACTTTAGAGACATTGCCTCAGATAAAATTGAACACGATCAACTTACGACAGTAATTGATAAACAAGATAGTAAAAATGGCTTAACAATGACTGTAAAAGAAGCAGCTTATGATGGCAGCCGGTTAATCGTAACATTAGTTTACACAGGAGAAAAAGAACTTTCGATGAAAGAAGAAATTGTCGGCTTTAATTATATAACAATTAATGGACAACCAGTTAAACCAGCGATTGGTTCAACAGGGCAAGATGACATAAACTCGAAAACAATAATTGAACATCATCAATTTACTTTTTCTAATTATAATGAATATGGAGATAAAATTGAGATTGCGGTCCATGGAGAAGATTTATTTGGCTATGAGGGCAAGTTGAAGGTGGCTTTCCCACTTGAAAAAATAAAAGGTGATGCATTTGAGTTTTATCCAGAAGTTACAACTGAAACGGTTGATGAAGTTTATACATTAACGGCCGACAAAGTAACATTTTCACCTCTATCAACTAGAATAGACCTAACGATTGATTACCCTACTGAAATGGATGAAAACGATAGTTGGCCATGGTTTGATTTCTCTGTAGTCGATGATAATGGTCATGTATATGATAAACTGAAACTACAAGCAGGCATGGCTGGGAACTATGGTCATCATATGGTACTGACTTTGCCTCCAATGGATACGATACCAAAATCATTAACACTCAAACCAAGTCATACAAATAGTGAAGGTTTTAGTGAAGAAATAAAAGAACTAGAATTGGTCGTTCCTTTAAATAAAAGTAAATAA
- a CDS encoding MerR family transcriptional regulator, with the protein MDYYTNIGLLDAERSATNYRYYDPAMIKRLQFIEQRKQQGLSLVQIQHELNITPYEEIDVQVLRLKMQDLEHDVTSLLAQMNKQDDNKIETIKKNVSPESIALMQSLLLLIHN; encoded by the coding sequence ATCGACTACTATACGAACATTGGTTTGCTAGATGCAGAACGTTCTGCAACAAATTATCGCTACTATGACCCAGCCATGATTAAACGGCTTCAATTTATTGAACAGCGCAAACAACAGGGGCTTTCACTCGTACAAATCCAACATGAGTTAAACATCACACCCTATGAAGAAATCGATGTACAAGTGCTTCGTTTAAAAATGCAAGATTTAGAGCATGATGTCACTTCTCTGCTAGCACAAATGAACAAGCAAGATGATAATAAAATTGAAACGATTAAGAAAAATGTTTCACCCGAAAGTATTGCATTGATGCAATCCTTATTATTACTCATTCATAATTAG
- a CDS encoding methyl-accepting chemotaxis protein, producing MKLLHKILLTTLSTMMIVFIIILSVNIVKTNSLAVDDARQLAQSRASESAYKMQMELDYAMDTARTLASNLQTMVANHKGDRDLANDMFKQLLEQNNTFLGVWTIWEPNAFDGQDAHFANMEGHDASGRFLPYWARSNNDVTVAPLEDYETSDYYVLPKTLKQEVILEPLSYPIDGQEVLMTSTAIPIQIDGKVVGIVGVDISLATLVAINNEIVLYDTGYSAIVSHKGMFVSHPSPDYVNRPVAETAKYKNSDEILTAVEQGKSYIVEDYSSYLQKPSFIAISPIQIGQTATPWALQVIIPSDEVMAAASEAMWLSILLAIIGIIVLVVAITWIAQKIVKPVVQTVEQVKTIAAGNLAVEPLQIRSKDEIGELAHAMNHMTDNMRELLQAATHISNQVNVYSGELRSSTNDMSISIEQVLTTTSELATGATLQAEQASTTLGVTQEVEQKLQAIQMAIEEMLQDSQLTTASSKQGLVHAEQSIQGMEAMSEKVSLTATVVQQLSDQSTEINRILQVINAIAGQTDLLALNAAIEAARAGEHGKGFSIVAEEVRKLAEESAKSTSQIALIIDMVVREAAKASDAMQSVVLAVQTNTQYIDANKQALDAILRHIVDTVAQIDNVTAASSVIQRETQEVVRAVENMTAVSQQSSAGTEELLATMEQQNLAVHDINRKAQQLAAMTDSLQGALAKFQY from the coding sequence GTGAAATTACTACATAAAATCTTACTGACAACATTATCTACAATGATGATTGTTTTCATCATTATTTTAAGTGTCAATATTGTAAAAACTAATTCATTAGCAGTGGATGATGCACGACAGCTTGCTCAATCGCGTGCGTCTGAAAGTGCATATAAAATGCAGATGGAACTTGATTATGCGATGGATACAGCGAGGACATTAGCCTCTAATCTCCAAACGATGGTAGCCAATCATAAGGGAGATCGTGATTTAGCAAACGACATGTTCAAACAATTACTTGAACAAAATAACACCTTTCTAGGGGTTTGGACGATTTGGGAGCCAAATGCCTTTGATGGACAAGATGCTCACTTTGCCAATATGGAGGGGCATGATGCATCAGGTCGCTTCCTTCCCTATTGGGCACGTAGCAACAATGATGTGACGGTCGCTCCGCTTGAAGACTATGAAACAAGTGATTATTATGTATTACCTAAAACGCTGAAGCAAGAGGTTATTTTAGAGCCGCTTTCTTACCCAATTGATGGACAAGAGGTATTGATGACTTCTACGGCTATTCCTATTCAAATAGATGGCAAGGTCGTTGGTATTGTTGGGGTTGATATAAGCTTAGCAACATTGGTAGCTATTAATAATGAAATTGTCCTATATGATACAGGGTATAGTGCCATTGTGTCACATAAAGGGATGTTTGTTTCCCATCCCTCTCCTGATTATGTCAATAGGCCGGTAGCTGAAACGGCAAAATATAAAAATTCAGATGAAATTTTGACTGCCGTTGAACAGGGCAAATCCTATATAGTAGAGGATTATTCATCTTATTTACAAAAACCTTCCTTTATTGCGATTTCACCTATTCAAATTGGTCAAACAGCGACACCGTGGGCATTGCAGGTAATTATTCCTTCCGATGAGGTAATGGCAGCCGCAAGTGAAGCGATGTGGCTGTCAATACTACTGGCCATTATTGGTATTATTGTGTTAGTTGTAGCCATTACTTGGATAGCTCAAAAGATCGTAAAACCAGTGGTTCAGACAGTGGAACAGGTCAAAACCATTGCTGCAGGAAATTTAGCCGTGGAGCCGTTACAGATTCGTTCGAAGGATGAAATTGGTGAGCTTGCACATGCCATGAATCATATGACAGACAATATGCGCGAGCTGTTACAAGCGGCTACACATATTTCCAATCAGGTGAATGTATACAGCGGTGAATTACGTTCTTCTACCAATGATATGAGCATCAGTATCGAACAGGTGTTGACGACAACAAGTGAGCTGGCGACAGGTGCTACCTTACAAGCCGAACAAGCGTCTACCACATTGGGGGTCACACAGGAGGTTGAGCAGAAACTGCAAGCGATTCAAATGGCAATTGAGGAAATGCTACAGGATTCTCAGCTAACAACAGCGTCATCTAAACAAGGGTTGGTTCATGCAGAGCAGTCCATTCAAGGGATGGAGGCAATGTCTGAAAAAGTGTCACTGACAGCTACGGTTGTCCAACAGCTCAGTGACCAATCAACAGAAATTAATCGTATTTTACAAGTCATTAATGCTATCGCAGGTCAAACGGATTTATTAGCACTGAATGCGGCGATAGAAGCGGCTCGTGCAGGTGAGCATGGCAAGGGCTTCTCTATAGTAGCAGAGGAAGTACGAAAGCTTGCAGAAGAATCAGCCAAGTCAACAAGCCAAATTGCCTTAATTATTGATATGGTTGTCAGGGAAGCGGCTAAGGCCAGTGATGCTATGCAAAGTGTTGTCTTAGCTGTGCAAACCAACACACAGTATATTGATGCCAATAAACAGGCACTTGATGCGATTTTACGCCATATAGTCGATACAGTAGCGCAAATTGATAATGTGACAGCTGCCTCTAGTGTCATTCAAAGGGAGACGCAGGAAGTTGTGCGTGCAGTGGAAAATATGACGGCTGTCAGCCAGCAATCCTCAGCAGGAACAGAGGAGCTATTGGCAACGATGGAACAGCAAAATTTAGCGGTTCATGACATCAATCGTAAAGCCCAGCAATTGGCAGCTATGACGGACTCTTTACAGGGAGCGCTAGCTAAATTTCAATATTAA
- the ispG gene encoding flavodoxin-dependent (E)-4-hydroxy-3-methylbut-2-enyl-diphosphate synthase → MSEICHRSNTRPVRVGNLTIGGSNELFIQSMCTTKTHDVEATVAEILRLEEAGCQIVRVAVPDERAADAIAEIKKRIHIPLVADIHFDYRLALKAIENGIDKVRINPGNIGRKEKVEAVVNAAKAKGIPIRIGVNAGSLERHILEKYGYPTADGMVESALHHIKILEDLDFHDIIVSMKASDVNLAIEAYEKAAKAFNYPLHLGITESGTLFAGTVKSAAGLGAILSKGIGNTLRISLSADPVEEIKVARELLKSFGLASNMATLISCPTCGRIEIDLISIANEVEEYISKLSVPLKVAVLGCAVNGPGEAREADIGIAGARGEGLLFMKGKTVRKVPEETMVEELKKEIDKLAAEMEEKRAAEEAQKANA, encoded by the coding sequence ATGAGTGAAATTTGTCACCGTTCAAATACGCGTCCGGTGCGTGTCGGTAACTTAACAATTGGTGGTAGTAATGAATTATTCATTCAAAGTATGTGTACAACCAAAACACATGATGTAGAAGCAACAGTTGCAGAAATTCTGCGTCTTGAGGAAGCGGGCTGTCAAATTGTTCGTGTTGCTGTACCAGATGAACGTGCAGCGGATGCGATTGCCGAAATCAAAAAACGTATTCATATTCCATTAGTAGCTGATATTCATTTTGATTATAGATTAGCATTAAAAGCCATTGAAAATGGTATCGATAAAGTACGTATTAATCCAGGTAATATTGGTCGTAAAGAAAAAGTGGAAGCTGTTGTCAATGCAGCCAAAGCGAAAGGTATACCCATTCGTATTGGTGTAAATGCCGGTTCATTAGAGCGTCATATTTTAGAAAAATACGGCTACCCTACAGCTGATGGTATGGTTGAATCTGCACTACACCATATTAAAATTTTGGAAGACTTGGACTTCCACGATATTATCGTGTCAATGAAGGCATCTGATGTTAATCTTGCTATTGAAGCCTATGAAAAAGCGGCTAAAGCCTTTAATTATCCGCTCCATTTAGGAATTACAGAGTCAGGGACATTATTTGCGGGTACTGTTAAATCAGCAGCAGGTCTTGGAGCCATCCTCTCAAAAGGCATTGGGAACACATTACGTATCTCCCTTTCTGCTGACCCTGTAGAAGAGATCAAAGTAGCACGAGAACTATTAAAATCATTTGGCCTCGCTTCTAATATGGCCACCCTGATTTCTTGTCCAACATGTGGACGCATTGAAATTGATTTAATTTCTATCGCAAATGAAGTAGAGGAATATATTTCAAAATTAAGTGTACCTTTAAAAGTAGCTGTTCTAGGCTGTGCAGTAAACGGTCCTGGGGAAGCACGAGAAGCAGATATCGGTATCGCCGGTGCTCGTGGTGAAGGCTTACTATTTATGAAGGGGAAAACAGTTCGTAAAGTGCCAGAAGAAACAATGGTGGAAGAACTGAAGAAAGAAATTGATAAATTAGCAGCAGAAATGGAAGAAAAACGTGCAGCGGAAGAAGCACAAAAAGCGAATGCCTAA
- a CDS encoding methyl-accepting chemotaxis protein, with protein MNLLGKILATVIGTVFVVFAVITAVNIYQTKNLTIETAQKMAQAETSDNAYQIQIQLDYAMDTARTLAANLTTMVEEQKADRALTDAMFQRILNNNEQFMGVWSVWEPNAFDGQDEIYVNTDRHDTTGRYVPFWTRDGDRIVHSPIVDYDTSDFYLLPKQKGQEMILEPFVYPVAGKDVLLTSIIVPVTIDNEFKGIVAVDMSLEALAQLSQQVKLFDNGYGSIISNNGMFVTHPNNDYVTMPLAEQEHYTYIKEIQTAIQQGKSSVIQDFSSYLQEDSYIVTAPIHIGKTETPWSLLVTVPTQEVLAQTTKLTWTMVIIGVAGMIYLLIVLTWLIRRIVRPIVLAVAQVQAVADGNLAVEPLAEDSKDELGHLAKAVNIMTSNTRTLIQEATQISNQASAYSDRLMSSTTNMSVSIDQVLTTTGELATGATLQAEQAALTLGVTQEVEQKLQAIQVAIKEMTHRSQQTTQASKQGLVHAEQSIQGMEAMAEQVTLTASVVQQLSDQSTEINRILQVIDAIAGQTDLLALNAAIEAARAGEHGKGFSVVAEEVRKLAEGSAKSTSQIAAIIDTVVKETVKASDAMQNVVAAVQTNTQYLDANKQALDTILQHIVDTVAQIDEVTTASHLIQKETVEVVRAVENMTAVSEQSSAGTEELLATMEQQNTAVHELQSMAESLTAMTNSLQQTLAKFHY; from the coding sequence ATGAATTTATTGGGAAAAATACTTGCCACTGTCATTGGAACGGTATTTGTCGTATTTGCAGTTATAACAGCTGTGAATATTTATCAAACAAAAAATTTAACGATAGAAACAGCTCAAAAAATGGCACAGGCAGAAACATCTGATAATGCCTATCAGATTCAAATTCAGCTGGATTATGCAATGGATACAGCACGTACGCTTGCAGCCAATTTAACGACAATGGTGGAAGAACAAAAGGCTGATCGTGCTTTAACAGATGCTATGTTCCAACGTATTTTGAATAATAATGAGCAATTTATGGGTGTTTGGTCTGTATGGGAGCCTAATGCCTTTGACGGGCAAGATGAAATATACGTCAATACAGATAGACATGATACAACAGGACGCTATGTTCCATTCTGGACGCGCGATGGCGATAGGATCGTTCATTCTCCTATTGTAGATTATGATACGTCTGATTTTTATCTTTTACCGAAACAAAAAGGGCAGGAAATGATTTTGGAACCATTTGTTTATCCTGTCGCTGGTAAGGATGTGCTATTAACGTCCATCATTGTGCCTGTTACGATTGACAATGAATTTAAAGGCATCGTGGCCGTGGATATGAGTTTAGAAGCATTAGCTCAACTAAGCCAACAAGTAAAATTATTTGATAATGGCTATGGCTCGATTATCTCGAATAATGGCATGTTTGTGACACATCCAAACAATGATTATGTGACAATGCCACTTGCTGAGCAAGAACACTATACATATATAAAAGAGATCCAAACAGCCATTCAGCAGGGCAAGTCTTCCGTTATCCAGGATTTTTCAAGCTATTTACAAGAGGATAGCTATATTGTCACTGCTCCCATTCACATTGGGAAAACTGAGACACCGTGGTCATTGCTGGTCACAGTACCGACTCAAGAAGTATTAGCACAAACAACAAAGCTAACATGGACAATGGTTATCATAGGTGTTGCTGGTATGATTTATCTTTTAATCGTGTTAACATGGCTTATTCGCCGAATTGTTCGACCTATTGTATTGGCAGTGGCACAAGTACAAGCAGTAGCAGATGGAAATTTAGCAGTGGAACCATTAGCAGAGGATAGCAAGGACGAGCTTGGCCATTTAGCAAAGGCTGTCAATATCATGACAAGTAATACACGAACATTGATTCAAGAAGCGACGCAAATTTCAAATCAGGCGAGTGCCTATAGTGATCGACTCATGTCCTCTACAACTAATATGAGTGTTAGTATCGACCAAGTGCTAACAACAACAGGTGAGTTGGCAACAGGAGCAACCTTACAAGCCGAGCAAGCAGCCCTAACATTAGGCGTAACGCAAGAGGTTGAGCAGAAATTGCAAGCTATTCAAGTGGCAATTAAAGAAATGACGCATCGCTCTCAGCAGACAACGCAGGCATCCAAGCAAGGGCTGGTTCATGCGGAACAATCGATTCAAGGCATGGAGGCGATGGCGGAGCAAGTCACATTAACAGCATCTGTTGTCCAGCAGCTCAGTGACCAATCGACTGAAATTAATCGTATTTTACAAGTAATCGATGCCATTGCAGGTCAAACGGATTTATTAGCACTGAATGCGGCGATAGAGGCTGCTCGCGCAGGTGAGCATGGGAAAGGCTTCTCTGTCGTAGCGGAGGAAGTACGCAAACTTGCGGAGGGATCCGCCAAATCGACAAGTCAAATTGCAGCGATTATAGATACAGTTGTGAAAGAGACTGTGAAAGCAAGCGATGCTATGCAAAATGTCGTGGCTGCTGTGCAAACCAACACACAGTATCTTGATGCCAATAAACAAGCACTTGATACCATCTTACAGCATATCGTTGATACAGTAGCGCAAATTGACGAAGTGACAACTGCCTCTCATTTAATTCAAAAGGAAACAGTAGAGGTAGTACGAGCAGTAGAAAATATGACAGCCGTTAGCGAACAATCCTCAGCAGGAACAGAGGAGCTATTAGCAACGATGGAGCAGCAAAATACCGCGGTTCATGAGCTGCAAAGTATGGCAGAAAGCTTAACAGCCATGACAAACTCCTTACAACAAACACTAGCAAAATTCCATTACTAA